The Mycobacterium riyadhense sequence GACGCCGCCCGCGACCTGGCCAAGCCGCCGATCTTGGTGGAGGCGGTGGGAACGCAGATCATCGAGCGAATCGATTGGGACCAAAGCACTCTCACGCATGAACCGCAGGTGCTGGGCCAGGCGGCGCACGTGTGGACGCGCACCTCGCTTCGGCCCGCAGACGTCGACGTCGCCGAGCTCTATGACGGGTTCACCATGAACTGCCTGTCCTGGATCGAGGCGCTGGGGTTCTGCGGGATCGGCGAGGCCAAGGAATTTCTGGACGGCGGCAAGAACATTGCCCGCGACGGTCTGTTGCCCCTGAATACCCATGGCGGCCAGCTCTCACACGGCCGCACCCACGGCATGGGTCTGCTGCATGAAGCCGTGAGCCAGTTGCGCGGTGAGGCCGGCGCACGCCAGGTCGCCGATGCCCGGGTCGGCGTGGTCAGCAGCGGTGGCCTCACGCCCAGCGGCGTGCTGCTCTTGCGGGCCGACACATGAGCCCACCCGCGGTTCGCCCCAGGGTGGTGATGGTCGACGGCGTGCCCATGTCGGGCCTGGTTGCGGAGGCGGACGACCCGCGAGCCGTCGTCCTGGCCATCCACGGCGGCGGCACTACGGCGGTCTACTTTGACTGCCCTGGACATCCGCAGTTGTCGTTGCTGCGGTTGGGCGCCACACTCGGGTTCACCGTCATCGCGCTCGACCGGCCCGGTTACGGCAGCTCGGCACCGTACCCGGAGGCGATGCAACGGCCGGAGCAACGCGTCGATCTTGCGTTCGGCGCCGTCGAACGCATCCTCGACCAGCGGGCGCGGGGGGCCGGGTTGTTTGTGATGGGTCATTCGGGCGGCTGCGAGCTGGCAGTGCGCATGGCGGCGAGCCCACGGGGCGTGGACCTACTCGGCCTCGAATTGGGCGGTACCGGAAGGCGATATCAACCCGCCGCCAAGGAAGTCATGAAAGCGGCCGCCCTGCAGGATCGCCCACCCGGGGTGCGGGAGCTGTTGTGGGAACCGATGCGGCTGTATCCGGCCGACATCCCGCGAGGGATCACGAATTCTTCGACGGCGCCGCACTACGAACGCGCCGTGGCGTTGAACTGGCCGCACCAGGACTTTCCGGCGTTGGCGCCCGAGGTGCGGGTCCCGGTTCGCTTCAGCGTCGGTGAGCACGACAACGTGTATCGTGCCGACGCGACCGCACTGGCCGAAATCACCGACATGTTCTCCGCAACAACACGTTTCGTCAGCAACCTGGAACCAGACGCCGGCCACAATCTCAGCCTCGGACACACCGCGGCCGACTACCACCGCAACGTCTTTGCCTTCGTCGACGAATGCAGGGCGTGGCGCTCCTCGGCCGAAGACGTGGAGGCCGGTTGATGCGCTTTTCCGCTCGCCACGAAACCGCTACCGTTGACACTACAGTCAGGCATTCCGTTACTGTCGATCCCAGCCCTCAGCTCGCCGTCGAGGAGGATGCGCAATGACCAAACCGAAGGTCGTATTCGATCCGTTTTCTTTAGACTTCTTCAATGGCGCATGGGATACGTATCGGCGCATGCAGGAGGAGACGCCGGTCTACTACAGCGAGGAATACGACTTCTACGCGTTGACCCGCCATGAGGACGTGGCCGCGGGGCTGAAGAACTTCGAACAGTTTTCGTCGGCCTACGGCATTGACCTGTCGATGGTGCGAACCGGAAAGCCGACGGAGCAACGGTCGATCATTTTTATGGATCCCCCTGACCACCGGCACATGCGCAGCTTGCTCAACAGAGTCTTCACACCACGCGCCATCCAATCCCAGAAGCAGATGGTCGGCGAGAAGATCGACAAGTACCTCGGCAAGGCCAATCCCGACCGGTTCGATGTGGTGCAGGATTTCTCCGGTCCGTTCCCCGTCGAGGTGATCACGACAATGCTGGGCGTGCCGGAGGAGCACGCCCAACGGGTGCGCCACTTGATCGACGAGTCGCTGCACCGCGAACCCGGACAGGTCGAGGTCGGCGAGCGTGGCATGCAAGCCAACATCGAAACCGGGATGTTGTATTACGAACTGCTACAGCAGCGCCGAGCCGAGCCGCGCGACGACCTGTTCACCAAGCTGATCAACGCCGAGATCGAACGTGAGGACGGCGGGAAGACCCAGCTGGATGACATCGAAATCGCCGGATTTGCAACCCTATTGGGCGGCGCCGGAGCGGAGACCGTGACCAAGCTCGTCGGCAACGCGCCGGTGGTCTTCGCGCGGTTTCCGGAGCAGTGGCAGAAGCTGCTCGACGACCGGAGCAAGATCCCCGCCGCGGTCGAAGAATTGTTGCGCTACGAGGCGCCGTCCCAATATCAAGTTCGTTGTTCGACACAAGAAATCGAGCTGCACGGCGTCACGATTCCGGCGATGAAGCCGGTGTTCCTGATCAACGCCGCGGCCAACCGTGACCCTGAGGCCTGGACGGACCCCGACAACTTCGACATCGACCGCGACCGACACGAGGCGCTGAACCTCGGATTTGGCTACGGGATTCACAGTTGCCTCGGTGCCGCGCTGGCGCGCATGGAGAGCGCGATCGCCCTCGAGAAGCTGCTCGACTTCATGCCGCGCTACGAGGTGGACTGGGCTGGCTGCAATCGCGTGCACATGCAAAACGTCGCGGGCTGGCAGAACGTACCGGTGCGGGTATTGCGATGAAGGTCGACGTCGATTGGGACCTGTGCGAAAGCAACGGGGTGCCGCGGCGCCGAATGCAGACCTTCAAGATCTTTGCGTGGCGGCCTGCCCACCAAGGAGCTTCCCGGTAGTCGTCGATTCCATCGAGCAGGGTGGCAGCAACCCGTGGAACCGTCGTGCACGACACCGGGCTATCCGCGCGTCCCCGGTCGGCGAAGGTGAGGTGCCGCTACTCCGGCTCTGGTGTCGCCTTCTGGTTGATGTCGTAGGTTGCTATGCCGAGTTCCAACCATGCGGTCAGCAGCCGCTGGTCTCCCGACGCGGCAACAACATCGTCGTCATCGAGTTGCTCGGCCGACGCGCAGTGCACAGCGTCGTAGCCACGCAGAGACACTCGGTGCACCAGATCAGCCGCGCGGCTCACGACCTGTTCATCGACCTCTATGGCGTCCATTTCAAACCACATCTGGTCAAGGCGCCGACGGCCCTGGAAGTGATCGCCGTCCGTGAGACGTCCCAACCACCGCGCCTGCGCCAGCGCTGCAGCGGTTTCAACGTAGAGCAGCCTCGACGACACAACCACATCGGCATCGTTCCAGAACCGCCGGCACGCCTCGCTGGCTGGCTCGTCGATCAGCAAAGGCACGAAGGCGGAGGTATCCAGATAGCCGATCACCTACGGTGCTCGGCGACCAGGTCGCTGACGATGCCGCCGATGGCCAACGGGGTGGGTGCGGGCTGTTTACGGGTTCGTGCGCGCTGGATACGGCCCTCCGCACGGAGCTGCTCCAGCTTTGTCGGCCGTTGTACCGGCACGATGCGCGCTATCGGACGTCCGTGATCCGTCACGGTTACGGTTCGGCCTTCACGCACCTCCGCCAGGTGTCGGCTCAACTGGTCACGCAGCTCCCGAACGCCGACCTCCACGCCAGCCCGCCCTTCCGATGTGGCCCTTTTCCTCAAGAGCATTGTAGCCACAAAGTGATCACGTCGCCCACAGTTCCGCGTCTGCGTCGTCGAAACTGCGTATAGGAAGGCATTCTCACCGGGTTCTCAAGTGGTGGAGCCCGCGGTGCCGGTGCCGACGGCGGTTTCGGTGTCGACGGCAGCGCAGGCGCACCCGGCGCCGTCCGGCCTAACCGCCTCTAGAACAGCATTGTTGGACTGGGTTGGCGGGCCGCGTGGTGCGGGTTGGGCCGGCCGAAAATCACAGAAATAAGGAAACTGTTGTCGAGGTTCGCGATACGATGCGCAACATTCTGAGTGGCCGATGACCCGCTTGGGGGCAGTGATGTCGTATGTCGTGGCGGCGCCGGAGATGGTGGTGGCGGCGGCAACAGATCTCGCGAGCCTTGGTTCGACCATCAGCTCGGCCAACGCGGCCGCGGCGGCCCCGACCACGGCGCTGGTGGCCGCCGCCGGCGATGAGGTGTCGACGGCGGTCGCGGCCCTGTTCGGGGTGCACGCCCAGCGCTATCAGGCGCTCAGCGCCCAAGCCGCGGCGTTTCACACCCGGTTTGTGCAGGCCCTGACCGCGGGTGCGGGCTCCTACGCGGCCGCCGAAACCACCAACGCCTCCCCGTTGCAGACCATCGAGCAGCAAATACTCGGCGCGATCAATGCACCCACCCAGGCGCTGCTGGGGCGCCCGCTGATCGGCAACGGCGCCGATGGGGCGGCCGGAACCGGGCAAAACGGCGGGGCCGGCGGACTGTTGATCGGCAACGGCGGCAACGGCGGGTCCGGCGGCGGCGCGCATCCCACCGGCGGCAGCGGCGGCACCGCCGGACTGCTGGGCAACGGGGGTAACGGTGGACAAGGCGCGCCGGGCGCGGCCGGCGGCACCGGCGGCAGCGGTGGGCTGCTATACGGCGCCGGAGGGGCCGGCGGCAACGGCGGCAATGCCACCATCCCCGGCGGCACCGGCGGGATGGGCGGCAACGGCGGATCCGCCGGACTCTTCGGTCAGGGCGGTGCCGGCGGCATCGGCGGCCTAGGCGCGCCCGGCGGCAATGGTGTCAACCCCAGCCCCCTCGCCGCGGGCGCCCCGGCGGCCAGCGGCACCCCCGGCGTCAACGGCACAGACGTTGGCGGGCCGGGCGGGCCCGGCTCCAACGGTGTCAGCAGCTCCACCACCGGCCAGCCCGGGGGTGACGGCGGCGCTGGCGGCAACGGCACTTCCGTGGGGGGCAATGGCGGCGCCGGCGGTATCGGCGGCGTCGGCGCCACGGGGGGGACCGGCGGCACCGGCGGCGAGTCGGCTATGGGCATGGCCGGTGCGATTGGGGGCACCGGCGGCACCGGGGGGGCAGGAGGCGCTGGCGCCGCCGGCGGCATGGGTGGCGCCGGCGGGGACGGCAGCAACGGCGGCATCGGCGGCACTGGTGGCACGGGCGGCATCGGCGCTGCTGGTGGCCAGGGCGGCGCCGGCGGTGACGCCGACGTCGCCGACTTTGGTGGCGCAGGCGGGGCCGGCGGCTCGGGCGGTGTCGGCGCCGGGGGCGGCACTGGCGGGACCGGGGGTGCCGGCGGTGCCGGTGGTCGCGGCGGATTGCTCTTTGGTAATGGCGGCGCTGGTGGTGCAGGCGGCAACGCTGGCAACGGCGGCACTGGCGCGATGGGCGGCGTCGGCGGCACCGGCGGCGCGGGTGGCAGCAACGGCGGGGGCGACCAGGGACCCGGCGGCAACGGAGGCACCGGCGGCGATGGCGGTGCCGGCGGCGCTGGCGGCAACGGCGGAAACGGCGGTGCCGGCGGCGCCGGCGGGTTTTTCGGCAGCTCGGGGACTCCGGGCACGGGCGGCACAGCGGGTATCGGCGCCGCAGGAGGCACCCCCGGTGCCGGTGGTGCCGGGGGAACAGGGAGCGTGAACGGCGCTACCGGTGGCCCCGGCCAGCCCGGTGCCACCGGTGCGGATGGCCTCGACGGCCTGCCCGGCTAATCCCCCCAGCTCTCGCTAATCGCCTGCTCGGGACAGCATTCGATGGCCTCGCGGGCGGCGGCCTCCAATTCCGTTGGCACATCGGAAGTTATCGCCACCGAGTAGCCGTCCTCGGTCAGGCTGAAGACCTCGGGACACAGCGTCAGACACATGCCGTGGCCGCGGCAGCACTGGTCGTCAACCCGGACCTTCATGCCGGCGTGAACTCCAGGTGCAGCTCGGTCAGGCCGCGCAGGATGTAGGTCGGAACGTATTGGTAGCGGCGGTCATTCGCCGGACCGTGCTCGCGCTCGTTGATCCGAATGCCGGAGGTCCGATCGAGCAGCCGCTCGACGGCGACCCGGGTTTCGGCGCGTGCCAGCGGCGCTCCGGGACAGCTGTGGATCCCCCGCCCGAACGAGAGATGTTGCCGGGCATTCTTGCGCGCCGGATCAAAGGTGGTCGGGTCGGCGAACCGGCGCGGATCACGGTTGGCGGCCGCTTGCAGCACCATCACCGTGGTGCCCGCCGGCAAGTCGACTCCACCGACGGTTACCGGCACCCGGGACAACCGGAAGTCCCCCTTGACCGGGCTCTCGATGCGTAACGCCTCCTCGATGAAGTTCGGAATCAGGCTGCGGTCCTTGCGTAACTGCTCCTGAATATCGGGGCGCTCGCCCATGGTCTGCAATGCCGCACCCAACAGCCGCACGGTCGTTTCCTGGCCCGCGGAGAAGACGTTGCACGCAACCCGGGCCACGTCTTCGACGTCGGGAATGGAGCCGTCGGGGAAGGTCGCGGTGGCCAGCCCGGTGAGCACGTCATCGCGGGGTTCACGGCGCCGGTCCCGAACGTAGTCGGAGAAGGTCCCATAAAGGAACTCCAGCGGGTTGTGTGCCAGCGCTTCCTTGCCGGTACCCCCGACGCCGCCGCCGGAGTGCCGGCGGATGTTGTTGACGAAGGTCTCGCGGTCCTCTTCCGGCACGCCCAGTAGGTCGGCGATGACCAGCAGCGTGAAGGGGCCCGCGAAGCCCTTAATGAATTCACCATGACCTGGGGCCAGGAACCCGTCCAGGACGCGGTCGGCGAGCGCCCACATGGCATCCTCGTTCTCCTTGAGGCGCTTCGGGGTGATCAGCCGCATCAGCAGGGAGCGATGGTTGGTGTGGGTGGGCGGGTCCAAGGTGGGCAGCTGGTCACTGAAGGGCAGCTCGTCGCGGTGTCGTTCGATGAGTTCGGATACGTCGTCACCTTCGAGCGGTACCGGAAAGCCGGGAAACGGGCCGGTCACCGAGATGCACGAGGAGAATGTTTCGGCGTCGTTCAAGATGCCGACGGCCTCGTTCCAGCCGGTGACCATGGTGACGCCGTGGTGGTTCTCGCGGGTGACTGGGCACTGCCGGCGCAGCGCCTCGTAGTAGGGGTACGGGTCCTCGACAAGCCGGTGATCGCGAAAGAAGTCCATCTCCCTGAAATCGCGCATGAGAACCTCCCTCTCACAGATGAGTATGACATTTCCACAGGAGGGCGCCAACCGCAATGTCGGCCCGACGCTGAGAGTGAAACCACCGACGCGACGCGCCGCCAAGGCGTCGCGAGATGCACAGTCGAGGCAGGTTAGGCGGGCACCAAATCCGCCGCGACCGACGGGCAAGCCATCAGCCCGCTGCGGAAGATTTCGGTCAGGCCGATCGACGTCTGGGGCAGCGCAGCCGCCGCCATCGCCTGCGCCTTGAACGTGCGGGCGGCCATGCTCAGCTGATGGGCTACCTGGCCGACGCTGTCATCCAGCTCGGCCGGCCAGGTTTGGCCCCAAAGCGTGACTTCGGTGACGCCATGATTGAGAGCCCCCAGCACCCCGCGCCGCACCCGCGAGTCGCATCCGACAAGATCCGCCGCAGCCGCCAGGGCCTGTGGGCGGGGGCGAGTACTCACCGAGGCCAAAGCGTCTTCGAGGTCGAGCGTCTGCACCCCGAGGATCTGCAGCGGCCGGTCGTCAGCGGGGTCAGCAACCAAAACGGTGACATCCCATCCCGCCATAGCCCGGTCGAAGAGCCACCCGCCGGCGAACTGCACCACGTCGGCGACGCTGGGTGCGACGACGTCGAGTCGGTATCTCATGTCGTGCTCGACGGGGAAAAGTCGCGCGCCAGTGCCTCGGCGTACTCCTTGAACGTCTCGGTCAGCGGTATCGAAGGATCGAGCAGCCATGTCATTTCCATTCCGTGGATGAAGGCGAGAATTTCCACTGCCTTGACGGCGGGGTTTAGATCGGCGCGATACCGGCCGTCCGTCTGGCCGCGGCGGATGGCATCGGCGACGATGTCGGTCGCATCCCGCTGCCGGGCGACCAGCCGGTCATGCAGCGGGGCGTCAGGGTGGATGTTCTCCACGAGCAGCACCGTGAACGTGCCCACCAGTTCGGGTTCCCGATTGAAGCGATCGGCGACCTGGGCGATCTCACCAAGAAGATCGCCGCCACGGTCGGCGTGCGCGTCATCATCGCGGTCACGCGCGTCCAGCACCGCGTGCAGCAACTGCTCCTTGGATGCGAAATGATGCAACAGTCCCGCGGAACTGACCCCGGCTTCCCGAGCAATTTGGGCCAGCGTCGTATTGCGCCAGCCGTTGCGCGACAACAGTCGCTGCGCGACCTCAAGGATCCGTTGTCTGCGGTCCTCCCCCTTGGCGAGAAGGGTGTCGTACAGCCGTGCTTCGGGCACCGCACTCCTCAAAACCCGTCTCACGAGACAACCTACTGAACATACAGTAGGTTAGTTTGCCCGCGCTGACAATAGGCGACGTGCGCACTCCGTTAAGCGACGAGTTCTACCAGCGTGGCGTTGGCCGTGCCGCCGCCCTCGCACATGGTCTGCAGCCCGTAGCGAATCCCGTTGTCGCGCATGTGATGCACCATTCGCGTCATCAACACCGCGCCGGACGCGCCCAGCGGGTGGCCCAGCGCGATGGCTCCGCCCAAGGGGTTGAGCCGACCCGGATCGGCGCCGGTTTCCGCGAGCCATGCCAGCGGCACCGGTGCGAACGCCTCGTTCACCTCAAAGATGCCAACCTCCGATAACGACACACCAGACTTGCGCAGCACCTTCTCGGTCGCCGGAATCGGACCGGTGAGCATGAGCACCGGGTCGGCCCCGGTCACCGCACCCGCTCGGTAGCGCACTATCGGCGTCAACCCCAGCTCCAGCGCCATCGCCGACGTGGTCACCAGCAGCGCGGCAGCGCCGTCGGAGATCTGCGAGGAGTTGCCGGCGTGGATGACACCGTCGTCGACGAATGCCGGCTTGAGGGCTGCCAGTTTCTCGACGCTGGTCCCGCGCCGCACCCCCTCGTCGGCGAGCACGACGGGACCGTCGGCCCCTTCGTCCGGAAAAACCGGCACGATCTGGCCGGTGAAGACCCCGCTGTCCTGGGCCGCGGCGGCCCGCTCATGCGACAAGACGGAGTATTCGTCAAGCTGGCCGCGGGAGAACCCCCACTTCTTGGCGATCATCTCAGCCGACAGCCCCTGGTTGAACGAGAAATCGCCATAGCGGGCAAGGACTTTCGGCCCATAGGGCATCCCGGTCGCCCTGGCCGCACCTAGCGGAACGCGGCTCATGACTTCGACGCCACCGGCCACCACGACGTCTTGTTGGCCCGACATCACCGCTTGCACTGCAAAGTCGAGAGCCTGCTGGCTGGAACCGCACGCCCGGTTGACCGTGGTTCCGGGGATGCTCTCCGGCCAGCCCGCAGCCAGGACCGCGTAGCGGCCGATGTTGCTGGACTGGTCACCGACCTGGGACACACATCCCCAGATCACGTCGTCGATCACCTCAGGCTTGATGCCGGTGCGTTCCAGGAGTTCGTTCAGGACCACCGCGGACAGGTCGGCCGCATGCATTCCGGACAATCCGCCGTTGCGCCTGCCGACCGGGGTACGCACGGCCTCGACGATGACTGTTTCTCGCACGGTCTACTCCGATCAATCCAATCTCGATACGGCCCACCGACCAGTAAACGACGACCCCAGCTGCGCGGTGAAGGCGACATGTGAATCGGGGGCAATCCGACTTCGGCGGGCGGCGCAGATTCCCCCCGCGTCTTGTGCTTAAGCGCGGCCGCAATTGGGTACCTCCTGATCACCGCTAGACAAGGGACGGGGGATGTTTGGGATGAACTTTTCGGTGTTGCCGCCCGAGGTCAATTCTTGGCGGATGTTTGCCGGTGTCGGTTCGGCGCCGATGTTGCAAGCGTCAGCGGCCTGGGATGGTGTGGCCGCGCAGTTGGGTTCCGCGGCGGAGTCCTTCGCGTCGCTTACCTCGGGGTTGACGGGTCAGGCGTGGCAGGGTCCGGCGGCGTCGGCGATGACCGCCGCCGCGGCTCCATACGTGGGGTGGTTGAGTGCGGCCGCGGCGCGGGCCGCGACGGCCTCGACTCAGGCCAGGACGGTGGCTAGTGCTTTTGAAGCCGCGCGAGCGGCAACCGTTCATCCCGCAGCGGTGACCGCCAACCGCAATGTGCTTGTGCAGCTGGTGTTGTCGAACTTCTTTGGACAGAACGCGCCCGCGATCGCGGCTACCGAGGGCGTCTACGAGGAGATGTGGGCCGCGGATGTGGCGGCGATGGTCGGATATCACTCGGGGGCTTCGACGGTGGCCGCCCAGTTGCCGTCCTGGCGGCAGGGGATGGAGATCTTGCCGCGACTGGCGAATAGCGCTCAGTAACTTTTAGGCAACTTGAGCGCGTGTACACCAAGGAAATTCAGGATCATCTCCTGGCTGATCGGCGCAATCTTCATCAGCCGGGCCTCGCGGAAGTAGCGGGCGACGTGATATTCCTCCGCGTAGCCCATGCCGCCGTGGGTTTGCAAAGCCCGGTCCGCGGCGGCAAAGCCGGCATCGGCGCACAGGTATTTGGCGGTATTCGCTTCGCGCCCACAGGGTTTGCCGTTGTCGTAGAGCCAGGTGGCTTTGCGGAGCATCAGCTCGGCGGCGTCCAGCCTGGCCAGCGCGTCGGCCAGCGGGAACTGGATGCCCTGGTTCATGCCGATCGGCCGGCCGAAAACCTCGCGTTCGTTGCCGTACTTCACCGCTTTGTCGAGTGCGACCCTGCCGATCCCTAACGCTTCGGCCGCGATCAGCATCCGCTCCGGGTTCAGTCCGTCGAGGATGTACTGAAACCCCTTGCCTTCTTCGCCAATTCGGTCCTCGACGGGGATCGCCAAGTTGTCGATGAACAGCTCGTTGGAGCTGACGGCGTGGCGTCCCATCTTGGGAATCGGGCGGATGTCGACCCGGCTGCGGTCGAGGTCGGTTAGGAACAGCGTCATCCCGTCGGTCTTTTTGGTGACCTCGTCATAGCTCTTTGTGCGTGTTAGCAGCAGGATCTTGTCGGACTCCATCGCTTTGGAGATCCACACCTTGCGGCCGTTGACGATGTAGCGATCGCCGTCGCGTTTGGCGAATGTGGAGATGCGTGATGTGTCAAGCCCGGCACCGGGTTCGGTCACGCCGAAGCAGACATGCACTTCGCCGGTGGCGACACGGGGCAACGTGCGCGCCTTGAGTTCGTCGGAGCCGTGCACCACCACGGGTTGCATACCGAAGATAGACAGGTGAATCGAGCTGGCGGCATTCATGGCGCCGCCGGATTTGGCAACCTCCTCGAGCAGGATCGTTGCTTCGGTGATGCCCAGGCCATGGCCGCCGTACTGAGTCGGGATCGTCATCCCCAGCCAGCCGCCGTCGGCTATGGCCCGGTAGAACTCGGTCGGAAACTCGTGCGCCTGATCCTTTTCCATCCAATAGTGATCGTCGAACTTACGCGCCAACTCCGCGACCGACCGGCGAATCAACTCCTGATCCTCAGTGAGCTCGAAATTCATGCCACGCACCTTTTTTGAGCGCGAGCAGACGCAAAAGTCCCCGAAATTGGGCAATTTCGGGGACTTTTGCGTTCCCCCGCGAGCGGGAGGTGCCCCCAGCTCGCCACCATTGGTGCGCCTCAGTCCTGGTTGCCGGTGAGCTCTTTCGCGCTGGCCGCAAACTCCGCGAACGACGAACCCGCCCGCTCGCCCTTGTGGTGGCTCAGTGCCCGAATGGACACGTCGTGCCCCTCCGCCGCCTTGCGCAGCGCGCCGACCGTCGCCTGCTCGGGTGTGATGTGGGTGAACGGGTCGAAGGAATACCAGCGCATCGCGTTCTGGTGAGTCATCTTCTTGATCTCATCCTCGGGCACGTTGTTCAGCGACAGAACGTCCCACAGCTCCTCGGGTGCGCCCGGCCACATGGAGTCGCTGTGCGGGTAGTCGGCCTCCCAACAGATGTTGTCGATGCCAATCATGTTGCGTAGCGCCACGCCCACCTTGTCGCTGATGAAGCAGGTCAGGAAATGGTCGCGGAACACGTCGGACGGCAGCTTGTTGCCGAAGTTCTGGTGCGTCCACGTCGAGTGCATC is a genomic window containing:
- a CDS encoding alpha/beta fold hydrolase yields the protein MSPPAVRPRVVMVDGVPMSGLVAEADDPRAVVLAIHGGGTTAVYFDCPGHPQLSLLRLGATLGFTVIALDRPGYGSSAPYPEAMQRPEQRVDLAFGAVERILDQRARGAGLFVMGHSGGCELAVRMAASPRGVDLLGLELGGTGRRYQPAAKEVMKAAALQDRPPGVRELLWEPMRLYPADIPRGITNSSTAPHYERAVALNWPHQDFPALAPEVRVPVRFSVGEHDNVYRADATALAEITDMFSATTRFVSNLEPDAGHNLSLGHTAADYHRNVFAFVDECRAWRSSAEDVEAG
- a CDS encoding cytochrome P450, which translates into the protein MTKPKVVFDPFSLDFFNGAWDTYRRMQEETPVYYSEEYDFYALTRHEDVAAGLKNFEQFSSAYGIDLSMVRTGKPTEQRSIIFMDPPDHRHMRSLLNRVFTPRAIQSQKQMVGEKIDKYLGKANPDRFDVVQDFSGPFPVEVITTMLGVPEEHAQRVRHLIDESLHREPGQVEVGERGMQANIETGMLYYELLQQRRAEPRDDLFTKLINAEIEREDGGKTQLDDIEIAGFATLLGGAGAETVTKLVGNAPVVFARFPEQWQKLLDDRSKIPAAVEELLRYEAPSQYQVRCSTQEIELHGVTIPAMKPVFLINAAANRDPEAWTDPDNFDIDRDRHEALNLGFGYGIHSCLGAALARMESAIALEKLLDFMPRYEVDWAGCNRVHMQNVAGWQNVPVRVLR
- a CDS encoding type II toxin-antitoxin system VapC family toxin translates to MIGYLDTSAFVPLLIDEPASEACRRFWNDADVVVSSRLLYVETAAALAQARWLGRLTDGDHFQGRRRLDQMWFEMDAIEVDEQVVSRAADLVHRVSLRGYDAVHCASAEQLDDDDVVAASGDQRLLTAWLELGIATYDINQKATPEPE
- a CDS encoding type II toxin-antitoxin system Phd/YefM family antitoxin, which translates into the protein MEVGVRELRDQLSRHLAEVREGRTVTVTDHGRPIARIVPVQRPTKLEQLRAEGRIQRARTRKQPAPTPLAIGGIVSDLVAEHRR
- a CDS encoding PE family protein; this encodes MSYVVAAPEMVVAAATDLASLGSTISSANAAAAAPTTALVAAAGDEVSTAVAALFGVHAQRYQALSAQAAAFHTRFVQALTAGAGSYAAAETTNASPLQTIEQQILGAINAPTQALLGRPLIGNGADGAAGTGQNGGAGGLLIGNGGNGGSGGGAHPTGGSGGTAGLLGNGGNGGQGAPGAAGGTGGSGGLLYGAGGAGGNGGNATIPGGTGGMGGNGGSAGLFGQGGAGGIGGLGAPGGNGVNPSPLAAGAPAASGTPGVNGTDVGGPGGPGSNGVSSSTTGQPGGDGGAGGNGTSVGGNGGAGGIGGVGATGGTGGTGGESAMGMAGAIGGTGGTGGAGGAGAAGGMGGAGGDGSNGGIGGTGGTGGIGAAGGQGGAGGDADVADFGGAGGAGGSGGVGAGGGTGGTGGAGGAGGRGGLLFGNGGAGGAGGNAGNGGTGAMGGVGGTGGAGGSNGGGDQGPGGNGGTGGDGGAGGAGGNGGNGGAGGAGGFFGSSGTPGTGGTAGIGAAGGTPGAGGAGGTGSVNGATGGPGQPGATGADGLDGLPG
- a CDS encoding ferredoxin, which encodes MKVRVDDQCCRGHGMCLTLCPEVFSLTEDGYSVAITSDVPTELEAAAREAIECCPEQAISESWGD
- a CDS encoding cytochrome P450, producing MRDFREMDFFRDHRLVEDPYPYYEALRRQCPVTRENHHGVTMVTGWNEAVGILNDAETFSSCISVTGPFPGFPVPLEGDDVSELIERHRDELPFSDQLPTLDPPTHTNHRSLLMRLITPKRLKENEDAMWALADRVLDGFLAPGHGEFIKGFAGPFTLLVIADLLGVPEEDRETFVNNIRRHSGGGVGGTGKEALAHNPLEFLYGTFSDYVRDRRREPRDDVLTGLATATFPDGSIPDVEDVARVACNVFSAGQETTVRLLGAALQTMGERPDIQEQLRKDRSLIPNFIEEALRIESPVKGDFRLSRVPVTVGGVDLPAGTTVMVLQAAANRDPRRFADPTTFDPARKNARQHLSFGRGIHSCPGAPLARAETRVAVERLLDRTSGIRINEREHGPANDRRYQYVPTYILRGLTELHLEFTPA
- a CDS encoding TetR/AcrR family transcriptional regulator; this translates as MPEARLYDTLLAKGEDRRQRILEVAQRLLSRNGWRNTTLAQIAREAGVSSAGLLHHFASKEQLLHAVLDARDRDDDAHADRGGDLLGEIAQVADRFNREPELVGTFTVLLVENIHPDAPLHDRLVARQRDATDIVADAIRRGQTDGRYRADLNPAVKAVEILAFIHGMEMTWLLDPSIPLTETFKEYAEALARDFSPSSTT
- a CDS encoding thiolase family protein; its protein translation is MRETVIVEAVRTPVGRRNGGLSGMHAADLSAVVLNELLERTGIKPEVIDDVIWGCVSQVGDQSSNIGRYAVLAAGWPESIPGTTVNRACGSSQQALDFAVQAVMSGQQDVVVAGGVEVMSRVPLGAARATGMPYGPKVLARYGDFSFNQGLSAEMIAKKWGFSRGQLDEYSVLSHERAAAAQDSGVFTGQIVPVFPDEGADGPVVLADEGVRRGTSVEKLAALKPAFVDDGVIHAGNSSQISDGAAALLVTTSAMALELGLTPIVRYRAGAVTGADPVLMLTGPIPATEKVLRKSGVSLSEVGIFEVNEAFAPVPLAWLAETGADPGRLNPLGGAIALGHPLGASGAVLMTRMVHHMRDNGIRYGLQTMCEGGGTANATLVELVA
- a CDS encoding acyl-CoA dehydrogenase family protein; this translates as MNFELTEDQELIRRSVAELARKFDDHYWMEKDQAHEFPTEFYRAIADGGWLGMTIPTQYGGHGLGITEATILLEEVAKSGGAMNAASSIHLSIFGMQPVVVHGSDELKARTLPRVATGEVHVCFGVTEPGAGLDTSRISTFAKRDGDRYIVNGRKVWISKAMESDKILLLTRTKSYDEVTKKTDGMTLFLTDLDRSRVDIRPIPKMGRHAVSSNELFIDNLAIPVEDRIGEEGKGFQYILDGLNPERMLIAAEALGIGRVALDKAVKYGNEREVFGRPIGMNQGIQFPLADALARLDAAELMLRKATWLYDNGKPCGREANTAKYLCADAGFAAADRALQTHGGMGYAEEYHVARYFREARLMKIAPISQEMILNFLGVHALKLPKSY